Proteins from one Gossypium raimondii isolate GPD5lz chromosome 8, ASM2569854v1, whole genome shotgun sequence genomic window:
- the LOC105791148 gene encoding uncharacterized protein At3g49140 isoform X1, with protein sequence MMMLESAIAARFPAAANFCSSAFHQYRPTCSSDEVTSCHVTSRRPFRRGGFDVTRNRFQRLNTASPWRRALIKKKNQVTAEHLGSASGPTKQNGRPDYHPFEEIGEANSNNSDDATLTAAETCRTIIEVNTKATLMFSGMINDEIHESIMWPDLPYVTDGHGNVYFQVKSDEDILQSFAVENNFLQVIIGFDTTEIMKELELSGASEVDFEIEDIDDEDSDIEDEDEDENAEEEDYDEDWVSALEDNDQDDSDGTLGDWAKLETMHSSHPMYFANKLTEVASDDPIDWMEQPSDGLAIQGLLRPAFIEEHSEIQKHISTNQSRSSDKHQVEKVVGDKVEDVSIINGHRNGLGSSKDNSTSEESEKNEISMNGSLFYKLQMSKIQLITAHGHQTDVELEDFKQAQPDAIAHSAAKIISRLKAGGEKTVQALKSLCWRCKGIPVEEAAIISVDSFGFNLRVCCGTQIQTLRFTYNARATSEYSAERQIKDLLFPRSHQKPQKRRTGSSK encoded by the exons atgATGATGCTTGAATCAGCTATTGCCGCCCGATTCCCCGCCGCTGCTAACTTCTGCTCCTCCGCCTTCCACC AATACCGTCCTACCTGCAGCTCCGATGAGGTTACTAGTTGCCACGTCACCTCTCGCCGCCCGTTTCGCCGTGGTGGATTCGACGTAACTCG GAATAGATTTCAAAGACTAAACACTGCTTCCCCTTGGAGAAGAGCTCtcataaagaaaaagaatcaagtGACAGCAGAGCATTTGGGTTCTGCATCTGGTCCTACCAAGCAGAATGGAAGGCCGGATTACCATCCGTTTGAGGAGATTGGTGAGGCGAATTCTAATAATAGCGATGATGCTACACTCACAGCTGCAGAAACCTGTAGGACCATCATTGAG GTGAATACTAAAGCTACACTTATGTTTTCGGGGATGATTAAtgatgaaattcatgaaagtATAATGTGGCCAGACTTGCCTTATGTAACCGATGGACATGGAA ATGTATACTTTCAAGTAAAAAGTGATGAAGATATTTTGCAAAGTTTTGCTGTAGAAAATAACTTTCTG CAAGTCATTATAGGCTTTGATACTACAGAAATCATGAAGGAACTTGAGTTATCTGGCGCATCTGaagttgattttgaaattgaggatattgatgatgaagatagTGAtattgaagatgaagatgaagatgagaATGCTGAAGAAGAGGATTATGATGAG GATTGGGTTTCTGCTCTTGAAGATAATGATCAAGATGACTCTGATGGGACACTAGGAGACTGGGCAAAATTGGAGACTATGCATTCCTCCCATCCGATGTACTTCGCCAACAAGTTGACTGAG gTTGCTTCAGATGATCCTATAGACTGGATGGAGCAACCTTCGGATGGTTTAGCTATTCAAGGCCTTCTAAGGCCAGCGTTCATTGAAGAACATTCTGAAATTCAGAAGCATATATCTACCAATCAGTCTCGTAGTTCTGATAAACATCAGGTTGAGAAAGTTGTGGGAGACAAAGTAGAAGATGTTAGCATAATTAATGGTCACAGAAATGGGTTAGGGTCCTCAAAAGATAATTCAACATCAGAAGAATCTGAGAAAAATGAAATCTCCATGAATGGGTCTTTGTTTTACAAATTGCAGATGTCTAAAATTCAGCTAATTACAGCACATGGACATCAG ACAGATGTTGAATTAGAAGACTTCAAACAAGCTCAACCTGATGCCATTGCACATTCAGCAGCCAAAATCATATCTCGCCTGAAAGCTGGTGGAGAGAAGACCGTACAGGCACTTAAATCACTATGTTGGAGATGCAAGGGTATCCCAGTTGAG GAGGCAGCTATTATCAGTGTAGACTCCTTTGGGTTTAACTTGAGAGTTTGCTGTGGAACCCAAATCCAAACCTTAAGATTCACGTATAATGCGCGG GCAACTTCAGAGTATAGTGCTGAGCGACAAATTAAGGACTTATTGTTTCCAAGGAGTCATCAAAAGCCACAGAAGAGGAGAACAGGGTCATCAAAATGA
- the LOC105791148 gene encoding uncharacterized protein At3g49140 isoform X2 — protein MMMLESAIAARFPAAANFCSSAFHQYRPTCSSDEVTSCHVTSRRPFRRGGFDVTRFQRLNTASPWRRALIKKKNQVTAEHLGSASGPTKQNGRPDYHPFEEIGEANSNNSDDATLTAAETCRTIIEVNTKATLMFSGMINDEIHESIMWPDLPYVTDGHGNVYFQVKSDEDILQSFAVENNFLQVIIGFDTTEIMKELELSGASEVDFEIEDIDDEDSDIEDEDEDENAEEEDYDEDWVSALEDNDQDDSDGTLGDWAKLETMHSSHPMYFANKLTEVASDDPIDWMEQPSDGLAIQGLLRPAFIEEHSEIQKHISTNQSRSSDKHQVEKVVGDKVEDVSIINGHRNGLGSSKDNSTSEESEKNEISMNGSLFYKLQMSKIQLITAHGHQTDVELEDFKQAQPDAIAHSAAKIISRLKAGGEKTVQALKSLCWRCKGIPVEEAAIISVDSFGFNLRVCCGTQIQTLRFTYNARATSEYSAERQIKDLLFPRSHQKPQKRRTGSSK, from the exons atgATGATGCTTGAATCAGCTATTGCCGCCCGATTCCCCGCCGCTGCTAACTTCTGCTCCTCCGCCTTCCACC AATACCGTCCTACCTGCAGCTCCGATGAGGTTACTAGTTGCCACGTCACCTCTCGCCGCCCGTTTCGCCGTGGTGGATTCGACGTAACTCG ATTTCAAAGACTAAACACTGCTTCCCCTTGGAGAAGAGCTCtcataaagaaaaagaatcaagtGACAGCAGAGCATTTGGGTTCTGCATCTGGTCCTACCAAGCAGAATGGAAGGCCGGATTACCATCCGTTTGAGGAGATTGGTGAGGCGAATTCTAATAATAGCGATGATGCTACACTCACAGCTGCAGAAACCTGTAGGACCATCATTGAG GTGAATACTAAAGCTACACTTATGTTTTCGGGGATGATTAAtgatgaaattcatgaaagtATAATGTGGCCAGACTTGCCTTATGTAACCGATGGACATGGAA ATGTATACTTTCAAGTAAAAAGTGATGAAGATATTTTGCAAAGTTTTGCTGTAGAAAATAACTTTCTG CAAGTCATTATAGGCTTTGATACTACAGAAATCATGAAGGAACTTGAGTTATCTGGCGCATCTGaagttgattttgaaattgaggatattgatgatgaagatagTGAtattgaagatgaagatgaagatgagaATGCTGAAGAAGAGGATTATGATGAG GATTGGGTTTCTGCTCTTGAAGATAATGATCAAGATGACTCTGATGGGACACTAGGAGACTGGGCAAAATTGGAGACTATGCATTCCTCCCATCCGATGTACTTCGCCAACAAGTTGACTGAG gTTGCTTCAGATGATCCTATAGACTGGATGGAGCAACCTTCGGATGGTTTAGCTATTCAAGGCCTTCTAAGGCCAGCGTTCATTGAAGAACATTCTGAAATTCAGAAGCATATATCTACCAATCAGTCTCGTAGTTCTGATAAACATCAGGTTGAGAAAGTTGTGGGAGACAAAGTAGAAGATGTTAGCATAATTAATGGTCACAGAAATGGGTTAGGGTCCTCAAAAGATAATTCAACATCAGAAGAATCTGAGAAAAATGAAATCTCCATGAATGGGTCTTTGTTTTACAAATTGCAGATGTCTAAAATTCAGCTAATTACAGCACATGGACATCAG ACAGATGTTGAATTAGAAGACTTCAAACAAGCTCAACCTGATGCCATTGCACATTCAGCAGCCAAAATCATATCTCGCCTGAAAGCTGGTGGAGAGAAGACCGTACAGGCACTTAAATCACTATGTTGGAGATGCAAGGGTATCCCAGTTGAG GAGGCAGCTATTATCAGTGTAGACTCCTTTGGGTTTAACTTGAGAGTTTGCTGTGGAACCCAAATCCAAACCTTAAGATTCACGTATAATGCGCGG GCAACTTCAGAGTATAGTGCTGAGCGACAAATTAAGGACTTATTGTTTCCAAGGAGTCATCAAAAGCCACAGAAGAGGAGAACAGGGTCATCAAAATGA
- the LOC105791148 gene encoding uncharacterized protein At3g49140 isoform X3 yields the protein MMMLESAIAARFPAAANFCSSAFHQYRPTCSSDEVTSCHVTSRRPFRRGGFDVTRNRFQRLNTASPWRRALIKKKNQVTAEHLGSASGPTKQNGRPDYHPFEEIGEANSNNSDDATLTAAETCRTIIEVNTKATLMFSGMINDEIHESIMWPDLPYVTDGHGNVYFQVKSDEDILQSFAVENNFLQVIIGFDTTEIMKELELSGASEVDFEIEDIDDEDSDIEDEDEDENAEEEDYDEDWVSALEDNDQDDSDGTLGDWAKLETMHSSHPMYFANKLTEVASDDPIDWMEQPSDGLAIQGLLRPAFIEEHSEIQKHISTNQSRSSDKHQVEKVVGDKVEDVSIINGHRNGLGSSKDNSTSEESEKNEISMNGSLFYKLQMSKIQLITAHGHQTDVELEDFKQAQPDAIAHSAAKIISRLKAGGEKTVQALKSLCWRCKGIPVEEAAIISVDSFGFNLRVCCGTQIQTLRFTYNARGSWRGPWRTSWKI from the exons atgATGATGCTTGAATCAGCTATTGCCGCCCGATTCCCCGCCGCTGCTAACTTCTGCTCCTCCGCCTTCCACC AATACCGTCCTACCTGCAGCTCCGATGAGGTTACTAGTTGCCACGTCACCTCTCGCCGCCCGTTTCGCCGTGGTGGATTCGACGTAACTCG GAATAGATTTCAAAGACTAAACACTGCTTCCCCTTGGAGAAGAGCTCtcataaagaaaaagaatcaagtGACAGCAGAGCATTTGGGTTCTGCATCTGGTCCTACCAAGCAGAATGGAAGGCCGGATTACCATCCGTTTGAGGAGATTGGTGAGGCGAATTCTAATAATAGCGATGATGCTACACTCACAGCTGCAGAAACCTGTAGGACCATCATTGAG GTGAATACTAAAGCTACACTTATGTTTTCGGGGATGATTAAtgatgaaattcatgaaagtATAATGTGGCCAGACTTGCCTTATGTAACCGATGGACATGGAA ATGTATACTTTCAAGTAAAAAGTGATGAAGATATTTTGCAAAGTTTTGCTGTAGAAAATAACTTTCTG CAAGTCATTATAGGCTTTGATACTACAGAAATCATGAAGGAACTTGAGTTATCTGGCGCATCTGaagttgattttgaaattgaggatattgatgatgaagatagTGAtattgaagatgaagatgaagatgagaATGCTGAAGAAGAGGATTATGATGAG GATTGGGTTTCTGCTCTTGAAGATAATGATCAAGATGACTCTGATGGGACACTAGGAGACTGGGCAAAATTGGAGACTATGCATTCCTCCCATCCGATGTACTTCGCCAACAAGTTGACTGAG gTTGCTTCAGATGATCCTATAGACTGGATGGAGCAACCTTCGGATGGTTTAGCTATTCAAGGCCTTCTAAGGCCAGCGTTCATTGAAGAACATTCTGAAATTCAGAAGCATATATCTACCAATCAGTCTCGTAGTTCTGATAAACATCAGGTTGAGAAAGTTGTGGGAGACAAAGTAGAAGATGTTAGCATAATTAATGGTCACAGAAATGGGTTAGGGTCCTCAAAAGATAATTCAACATCAGAAGAATCTGAGAAAAATGAAATCTCCATGAATGGGTCTTTGTTTTACAAATTGCAGATGTCTAAAATTCAGCTAATTACAGCACATGGACATCAG ACAGATGTTGAATTAGAAGACTTCAAACAAGCTCAACCTGATGCCATTGCACATTCAGCAGCCAAAATCATATCTCGCCTGAAAGCTGGTGGAGAGAAGACCGTACAGGCACTTAAATCACTATGTTGGAGATGCAAGGGTATCCCAGTTGAG GAGGCAGCTATTATCAGTGTAGACTCCTTTGGGTTTAACTTGAGAGTTTGCTGTGGAACCCAAATCCAAACCTTAAGATTCACGTATAATGCGCGG GGCTCGTGGAGGGGGCCATGGAGGACGAGTTGGAAAATTTGA
- the LOC105791148 gene encoding uncharacterized protein At3g49140 isoform X4, which produces MMMLESAIAARFPAAANFCSSAFHQYRPTCSSDEVTSCHVTSRRPFRRGGFDVTRNRFQRLNTASPWRRALIKKKNQVTAEHLGSASGPTKQNGRPDYHPFEEIGEANSNNSDDATLTAAETCRTIIEVNTKATLMFSGMINDEIHESIMWPDLPYVTDGHGNVYFQVKSDEDILQSFAVENNFLQVIIGFDTTEIMKELELSGASEVDFEIEDIDDEDSDIEDEDEDENAEEEDYDEDWVSALEDNDQDDSDGTLGDWAKLETMHSSHPMYFANKLTEVASDDPIDWMEQPSDGLAIQGLLRPAFIEEHSEIQKHISTNQSRSSDKHQVEKVVGDKVEDVSIINGHRNGLGSSKDNSTSEESEKNEISMNGSLFYKLQMSKIQLITAHGHQTDVELEDFKQAQPDAIAHSAAKIISRLKAGGEKTVQALKSLCWRCKGIPVEEAAIISVDSFGFNLRVCCGTQIQTLRFTYNARY; this is translated from the exons atgATGATGCTTGAATCAGCTATTGCCGCCCGATTCCCCGCCGCTGCTAACTTCTGCTCCTCCGCCTTCCACC AATACCGTCCTACCTGCAGCTCCGATGAGGTTACTAGTTGCCACGTCACCTCTCGCCGCCCGTTTCGCCGTGGTGGATTCGACGTAACTCG GAATAGATTTCAAAGACTAAACACTGCTTCCCCTTGGAGAAGAGCTCtcataaagaaaaagaatcaagtGACAGCAGAGCATTTGGGTTCTGCATCTGGTCCTACCAAGCAGAATGGAAGGCCGGATTACCATCCGTTTGAGGAGATTGGTGAGGCGAATTCTAATAATAGCGATGATGCTACACTCACAGCTGCAGAAACCTGTAGGACCATCATTGAG GTGAATACTAAAGCTACACTTATGTTTTCGGGGATGATTAAtgatgaaattcatgaaagtATAATGTGGCCAGACTTGCCTTATGTAACCGATGGACATGGAA ATGTATACTTTCAAGTAAAAAGTGATGAAGATATTTTGCAAAGTTTTGCTGTAGAAAATAACTTTCTG CAAGTCATTATAGGCTTTGATACTACAGAAATCATGAAGGAACTTGAGTTATCTGGCGCATCTGaagttgattttgaaattgaggatattgatgatgaagatagTGAtattgaagatgaagatgaagatgagaATGCTGAAGAAGAGGATTATGATGAG GATTGGGTTTCTGCTCTTGAAGATAATGATCAAGATGACTCTGATGGGACACTAGGAGACTGGGCAAAATTGGAGACTATGCATTCCTCCCATCCGATGTACTTCGCCAACAAGTTGACTGAG gTTGCTTCAGATGATCCTATAGACTGGATGGAGCAACCTTCGGATGGTTTAGCTATTCAAGGCCTTCTAAGGCCAGCGTTCATTGAAGAACATTCTGAAATTCAGAAGCATATATCTACCAATCAGTCTCGTAGTTCTGATAAACATCAGGTTGAGAAAGTTGTGGGAGACAAAGTAGAAGATGTTAGCATAATTAATGGTCACAGAAATGGGTTAGGGTCCTCAAAAGATAATTCAACATCAGAAGAATCTGAGAAAAATGAAATCTCCATGAATGGGTCTTTGTTTTACAAATTGCAGATGTCTAAAATTCAGCTAATTACAGCACATGGACATCAG ACAGATGTTGAATTAGAAGACTTCAAACAAGCTCAACCTGATGCCATTGCACATTCAGCAGCCAAAATCATATCTCGCCTGAAAGCTGGTGGAGAGAAGACCGTACAGGCACTTAAATCACTATGTTGGAGATGCAAGGGTATCCCAGTTGAG GAGGCAGCTATTATCAGTGTAGACTCCTTTGGGTTTAACTTGAGAGTTTGCTGTGGAACCCAAATCCAAACCTTAAGATTCACGTATAATGCGCGG TATTAA
- the LOC105793225 gene encoding uncharacterized protein LOC105793225, with protein sequence MEESIEERLENVHINAIHEDTNEEGTMLDIHPYEPGSSLNNWTVEEIPEVFRAFSDIKEEENDDHPQYRDILRYVKNCEYPNQATENDKRTLRRLTIDYILYGEILYKRGKDRVLLRCVNAVEANKILEEVHESICGTHVNGFTMVEAASYANVTKRPKRFRSCTLELQWERIVKEPDLILSGRKMVQILCLKGTVD encoded by the exons ATGGAAGAAAGCATTGAAGAGAGGTTGGAAAATGTTCACATTAATGCCATACATGAAGATACAAATGAAGAAGGGACTATGTTAGATATCCATCCTTATGAACCTGGGAGTTctctaaataattggactgtagaagaaatacctgaagtttttagagctttCTCAGA TATTAAGGAAGAGGAAAATGATGACCATCCTCAGTACCGAGATATACTGCGATATGTGAAGAATTGTGAGTACCCTAATCAGGCAACAGAGAATGAcaagaggacattgaggaggCTCACCATTGACTACATCTTATATGGAGAGATTTTATATAAGaggggaaaggatcgagtactATTGAGATGTGTGAATGCTGTAGAGGccaataaaattttggaagaagtccatgagaGTATCTGCGGAACGCACGTcaatggtttcacaatg GTGGAAGCTGCTTCTTATGCTAATGTCACAAA GAGACCAAAGAGATTCAGATCTTGTACCCTTGAATTGCAGTGGGAGAGGATTGTGAAAGAGCCAGATCTTATACTCAGTGGGAGgaagatggttcaaattttatgtctcAAAGGTACAGTGGATTGA